atgagctgagaTCAGTtcacttgtgttcggctcgataacatcttgaatgcatatattttatattgagctaggctcctatgctttcgaaagtacgggggcctccgtgcttgtaagttgttttcaatgatgggacgtCTAATTCGGCGATCGAttctgttaaacatgatctatgttattggaactatctagaaaccaaatttcataattttttgacttcgtttgcctaatGAAAgtgtagcctcaaaatgaacggctgaaaataaaaatatcataaaaaacagtgataaatgacttaaatttcaaatcggaagtattgttcttgctattgatgttaagtagaatttctattaaagtttcatataatttggatacttctacaccgttaaacttaaaaacgtaccatatcggccgttaaaatagtcatttttgagaccatgtgatcgcttggtaaataatgtcgacaaattataaaatttggtttctagatagttccaatagcatagattatacctaacggagccgatcgtcgaaacaacttacaagtacggaggcttccgtactttcgaaagcacgggagACGTACTNCTACTCTATCCTTGATGCTGTGGTGTGTCACGTGGGAACGCACGGCTTTTCTAGCCCCGAGTCACGTGCGAATGGTGTCGTGAAGTGAACTGGGTAGGATAGTATAGGATTTCTTTTTTGCACGACACTCCCTTGGACCtttgaatatttttgtttagTCCCTCATTTTCCCTATTACACAACTAGTTTtaactaatataataataatggttGTTATCATACCAACCGTgcctagagcaagtagcaaagggcttgatggttggtactccgaaatttcaagttcaaattctagttgattcaaatttctaactaagtttatttctaaataaaataaacaaagcgggtagcgtgctattcatctctctcaaaaaaaataaaataatggttGTTATCATGAATAATTATCTAAGAGGGTTCAAACGTTTGCCAAATGTGTTTTCAGACAAAGAGATTCAGGCCGTCCAACTTATGATGTGAATGTAATGACATATGAGCAAAACTATCGATACGTCCAACTTATGATGTGAATATAACGGCAGATGAGCAAAACTatcgatatattttaaaatgagatgtatattttacatttttattttaagatcaTTAATGTTTACTtgttacattaattttttactttaactaaaaattatttaaatttttatcaattctAAAGTTAAAGGTATAAAACTTATACtcttttttgaatatataagtAGCATTTTCTTTAACAGATTTGGAGGATCTTGTAATAAGAGATTCACCAACAACTACAACGATTCTCATTTCTCAAAAAGctctctcaaatttttttcactGAGGCCTCTCTgtttataattctttttatttgagTTCCTACTATTTAATAATCCTATTAGTTATTAactgttaattaatttaatttctttactaaaaaaataattaaagtcattaaattagataaaatcgcgaataaacttttaaaactttagTGACTAAAATTACTTGAGATGGTcttgatcaaaataaaataaaataaaataaaaagagatcgTTGAGGAGGCTATTTCAATACGGCCTACAGAAGGTTCTCcattaggggtggcaatccagctcactATTTGTAAACttgctcgtgttcagctcgaaatgagttcgagatcgaatcactcatttagtaaacgagtcgagCACGAGCTGAAATTTTCAtttcgtttaataaacgagccgaacacgagctgagaTCAGTtcacttgtgttcggctcgataacatctcgaatacatatattttgtatatatatatatatataaactaataagtatatatgtatataatataattttttattatttgatttttagttcaatctaaatataaagtcaattcaattataaaatgattcatttatatgtaaaatttcaatcattagatcaaaatataacggataagattttataaatttatttcttatatatattctttctaatccttttaaatttttattcataagtCAGCTCGTATTCGGGTCATGTTTGTTTGgcttgttaataaacgagccgaatacaagtcgaatttttcgactcgatattttaacgagctaactcgtattcggctcgtttatgaaACGAGTCGAATATAAgtcgaccccagctcgctcatgtttggctcgttgacacccctattCTCCATACATATTTACCTAATAAAATATTACGATAAAGCAAACTATTTTGAAGTGATCTCCATAGGTTTCTAGTTTCCAAATTTAATATACTGTCCAAAAATGTTTCTCTGATCAGATGCAGGTTCATCAGCCTCGTTCATGCAcaaatttcttttcatttatgaAATTAGTCCCAGAAGTTAATTAAACAATCTTTCTTCTCTGATTATATTCTTTCCTTTGATGAATATCAAATAACATGCATATTTCCATTTAGAAGTAAGTAGATTCCTAGAAATGCAATGCTCTTATTAAGCATCTCTTCCCATTAATTTAATTACCACTATGCATTATGCATTTGCTAATTAACTATCTTAAATAATTCAATTCAAAGGCATCATTTTACATTAGAGGCTTAAAggttaaaaaataagaaaatatacaccaatttttttaaatcaggtGAGATTTGGTTGGACTTTTCGTCCCATCGTCATGATTTTGGACTTAGATAGCTCGCGAGACGCTCGATCACTTGCAATTAATCGAGCTTTTAGGACCTAAAACTGAGGAATTTCATCATGCTAATGAAATATTGTAACCAAATGcgatcaaaattaaaattgatggttaaaaagttatataatatattcttcTGACAAAATTCTTTTGTTGCTAGATTCTGAGACctactgttattattattattagattaaaacGGGTGATAGTATATGCATCCATGATTTGGGAAGAAGATAATAATGTTACTAGCAAGATGTAAGATATTTTTATACAatataatcaatatatattatggactaataagttaaaaaaatctaattatagtAACtaacctaaaaattttaaattttaaattattgagaCAAATCCGGCTCGAATTTCAGGCAGGTCACAAAAATCAGGACGGGCGAACAGCACAATCTTTGAGGTGACATCAACTTTCTAGATACATCCTTAAACACATCAATGtgtcttattatatatatttttatagatattatttttataaatattataaataataaagcaattttaaattatgttacaaattaattaaaaaattgatttttgtcCGAGATTCAACCTtcaattttaattagtttgttaGCTCACTCCTGATTtcaatcaaaaattattttatactgctaaaaattaataatataatataatgattAAAGTTGATGAGATTTGTGTtgttagggggtgtttggtttgatgtaaaaatggatgaaaaagaaattttcggtggaaaaataGTTTGCGACTTGTTTGTTtcgttgtaaaaaaaaattttgaaaaaaatagttttacgtatttgagagaaaatttttatttttgttttccgcGTGTGAACTGCGGAGAACGAAAACGCCGAGCATGGAGCCAAAATCGCGGCTCATGGGGCGGGGCTTTTTCACGGGGTCCACGAGACCActtcggcctcgtggaccgcaggAGAAGGAGGTCCACAgtgaacctctctctctctatatatataattttatttataaatatatatttatttattatatatatattattttatttttacatagagatattataattatttattaatatttattgatatttataaatatataaattttatattttttgtactatatttgttaaaattttagatatatttaatctatatatattaattattatatattattaatatatataataaaaatatattaaatagttttttatctatttttctttttctttcaaccaaacaactctTCACAtagaactattttttttttccttcaaactAAACACTAAAGcgacgtaaaatttttttcctacataaacttttttccatcaaaattttttttttcacagttttacgtgAAGCCAAACACATCCTAGCTAGGCGAAAATTGGCTGAGACAAGATAACAAAAATTTACTGAGACCCATCTCAATGCCATCCATCACATCTCATGACCTCAAGATCTATCCTAGATCAAATATTAAAGCAGTGTGTGTTCAGATGATAGTTTATAAGTTTATTCGGCTCTGACTCACTTATATTTATAGAGCAATGCTTTCTAtgcatctatatataattaccGGTCTTAtcatttctttaataaaaaatattttaaaagaaatttataaaatttttgggtGGTAAGAAGTTAGCCTATAAAGTGACTGCACAtattgcatttttttaaaaatccttatttgctataaaaaaaaagaaaaggaaagaaacgaACTAATGAGTTAGACCCAAAATAAGAACAAGAGAAATGCTAAGGCTTTTAATTTCGAAAAACAACTGCTTCACGTTACAACTTACAAGCAAGAACACCAATTAAGCTCCCAAAGCACTCAACTTCGATTaattacatattattatataccaAAGGGACAAATAATATTCCAAATTTAATTTCGAAACACAAACTAATTTTACGAGGTTCACGGATAATCACTAGCTGACACGGGTGCATGGTCGGAGCACATAAACACGTAGGTGTAGACGATCCCCGCGAGCCCGCCGCCGACGAGGGGCCCGACCCAGTAGATCCAGTTGTCCGCGAAGTTGCCGCTGGCGACGGCCGGGCCGAAGGATCGGGCCGGGTTCATGGAGCCCCCGGAGAAGGGCCCGGCCGCGAGGATGTTGGCGCCGACGATGAGGCCAATGGCGATGGGGGCGATGGTGCTGAGGGAGCCCCTCTTCGGGTCAGCGGCGGTCGCGTAGACGGTGTAGACGAGGGCGAAGGTGGTGATGATCTCCATCACCACCCCCTCCGCCGCGCCCACTCCGGCGGCCACGCCGTGGGTGGGTGTGTCCTGCATGCATGCATCCATGCGTTATTAACAAATttgaaaacaattttttttttttttgtaaagaaagATAAGAAATTATGGTATTTGTCGAGGACTATCAATATATATtgtattcaaataatttaaaatctttgtCTCAGGATCTTAAAATCTGATTTTCTTTTATACAAATATTAGTGACAAATGTTTGCATGAACGTTATGTTTGGTCGACGTACGTACGCCTGGATTCCTCAATTACAATTGATTTTCTGATTTAAACTCTACAATTTACTAAGTTTTTTTTACAAACATGACTAAGATAATTATGTGATTAGCTTCTANgtgaatatatatatatatatatatatatatatatatatatatatatatatatatatatatatatatatatgtatatatataaatcttacCAAACCAGTGGCAAACTTGAGGAGGTAAGCTCCGACGATGGCACCGACGAGCTGCGCGACCCAATAGAGGATTCCGGTAAGGATGGTGATCTGCCCCCCGAGGGCCAACCCGAAGGTCACGGCCGGGTTGACGTGCCCGCCCGAGATGTTGGCCGCGATCGACACCGCCACGAACAGCGCGAACCCGTGGCaaaccgccaccgccaccagcCCGGTCGGATCAAGCGCCGCGCCGCCCGTCAACTTGTCTGCAgagaatatttcaaaaaaacGCTACATCAAAATACCTTCAATAGTATTAAAGGTATAActataaagtttttattttcgcCCTAGTAAAAGTTTTAGTTCTTTTTCGTTGCAATTCCTTTGTGACTTCATTGGGAAAGTACGGTAACACATTTTTCCCTGATGAAAGAATGAGAAGTtagtaccgaccgtccctactgtaagtggcaaagagcttgatggttggtatctgatgtcccaaatttgaattttagttgattcacaattccagttaagtttatttttaaatgaaataaacgaaacggatagtgtgctacctatctctctcaaaaaaaaaaaagaaagaatgagaAGCTAGTGATGGGGTGATATATAGTAACTGTAGGCAATGGCGGATCCTACGCCGGCGAAGACAAAAAGGAGAGTCGAAATAAACTCGGCGAGGTAGGCCTTGAGCGAGCCGAAGCTGAACGAGTCGTCGAAGCGACCGAATGCGATCCCCGCCATGGCTAAGTTCGAGTTCGAATTCGAGCTCGAGCTGATCACTTGAACTACTAAGGATTTGATCAAAGAAGAAGATGGGTTGTTTGTAGCTCAGTCAGTAGCTTCTCAAAAGTTGGATGGTATAGTGTGCATATTTATACACGTGGGATGGAATGGAGATGAGGTGTAGAGCTTATCCAATCCCAGCATGCCAGCTGGAAGTAACATGCGTTGAGGGAAGGGTCGCGATGCACGTCAATTATTTGGCGGGGCCCACGTGGCCGACCAAGGACggtgtacttttttttttatttcgagTGGTGGGCCCACGCAGGGGCGGGAAGGGATTTGAGTGGTGGTAGGACTCGCTGCGGCTATAAAAAATCACCGACCAGGCTGGCGACCGGTGGCGAGTGATTAAGGGCTAGGATTAGGCTCGATTAGAATATTCTGGATGACATCATGTAGTTACAAAAAGTTCATTAATTATGAACTTTGCAGGGGTTAATTAACCCGCGTGATGATCATTGGAGCGCACGATTTTTTAAGGAGGTCGAGTTGTGTCGCCAAATTGCTCGATTCAAAGAGAAGGACAacgctaatatatatatataattatatattttttgggtcCCACTGATATTATCACTGTAAACCTGGGTTCaactaaaataaattgaaaattagtaattatttttttcaaataaaaaatggtaaattattggttggatatataagagataGCCCCGAGAGCTAAAAAATGAAGCGAAGGATAAGAGTTCCCTAGTGCAAAAAAGGAGCGCTTGATGGTTAATACAGttcaaaacttaattatttcACGTAttcaattaagtttatttttttaaaaacgtAAACGAAATGTAATAAcaatcttaaaaataataataataacacttGGTATGTTGATGACTTGGAAAAATGATGTGGCGGATACTCATTGGCCATAGCAGGGATAGGAAAGAATCATTCGGTGGTCCATGCTTAGGATTGAGAGGCCAGCGAGGAGTCATGCCCTAAGgtacataaaataattaaaaaacaaaaaagttactCATCAAACATAAAGATGATgattaaatatatagtttttatgCTGAGAAATTGAGGAATATCCTTTTGGAGTTATTCCTCAACATCGggaatagggatgtcaatggatatggatatcgaaaattttatccgaatctgaacccgaacccgaatgaaacggatatatccgatggatatggatatggatatagatttggatatgaatataaaaaataaaaacccgacggatatggattcggatatggattttgatggtacccgacccaaacccgaaccctttcccgatccgaacccgaatttattttgtattatatataatatatatataaaaatttgatgttatatttgaatttgtattttaaaaatttaaatttaatataatatattttgaaatattgaaaaaagaaataattattcgggtttaaattttcgggttcgggttcgggttcggatttcaaatttttggtcaggttcggatttagatatggatttttaaaattcgtcaggttcggattcgggttcgggtctcgggtttggagtcgggttcgggttcgagtttttaaaaatccgccccgaatccgacccgttgacatctctaatcgAGAATAGTACCGGCCAGAATAGGCCACCGCAGAAGCAACTGGAATCGGTCGTATTCGGCGCAAAATATAAGCTGGGCCACACCTCACTTGAATGACGGAGTTTGGTGCGCCCACGCATGTACTGTCCAACAAACAGTCAGTATAGTGGAGGTATAAGAATCAAACTCCTTGAATCAcaatcagaaaaagaaaagaaatgaagtgATGGCGATGCGTGCGCATAAACATTGAAGTAAAGTTGCAGTATAGTAGCAAACAACAGCTGCTTCAATCAAAAACTTTGTGTAAACTACGCTTTATGTCATACTAAGTTTT
This DNA window, taken from Ananas comosus cultivar F153 linkage group 5, ASM154086v1, whole genome shotgun sequence, encodes the following:
- the LOC109709789 gene encoding probable aquaporin TIP2-2; protein product: MAGIAFGRFDDSFSFGSLKAYLAEFISTLLFVFAGVGSAIAYNKLTGGAALDPTGLVAVAVCHGFALFVAVSIAANISGGHVNPAVTFGLALGGQITILTGILYWVAQLVGAIVGAYLLKFATGLDTPTHGVAAGVGAAEGVVMEIITTFALVYTVYATAADPKRGSLSTIAPIAIGLIVGANILAAGPFSGGSMNPARSFGPAVASGNFADNWIYWVGPLVGGGLAGIVYTYVFMCSDHAPVSASDYP